The following DNA comes from Miscanthus floridulus cultivar M001 chromosome 5, ASM1932011v1, whole genome shotgun sequence.
GAGAACGTGGACCTAGTATCTAAAGAAATTTGTTTAGTCGGATAACAATCCGTTTTCTTGCTATTGCCAAGAGAATTGACAATTCTACTTATTCATGCTCATATGTGCAGTGGAGGAACTAGCAAGAGAAGCAGTTGTAAGTCACGACATCTGTTTCACTGTGCCAACAACTATTCATTAATTGGATAATATGTCTTGTTTCAAACATTTTGTATTCTGTCTTTTGCTCAAAACTGGTCATAATCCAATATAGCTAGACATACTTGCTAAATAATAATCCTATGTTGTTGACTTCTACTTGTATTCAATTACCTGACAACAAATAAATGACTCATGATTGCATACCTATTTGGCATCAGTTTCTGTCAATGCAGcataggtttttattttttaaaatacatcttgtgtgatatttcctcctcaaattaatgcaataagtatcaactaatgatgggtcattgctgtttcagtcaaatatggaagctttgaggacagaacctgttgctgaaggtgagacagcagtgtccagtgtgcaggttgtgtcccaggtgctctcccagaacagctcaaaccttttcctgaagagtgttggcatcaaactagtgccatcctccaaatcatcatcatcaaatgaaAGCGAGCTTCGGGAGCAACTAGCAGCCGAAGCTACGGCTGCTGTACAAGGTGAAATCGATGAACTCAggaagagaagtgaagaagctgAGGAAAAGCTGGCGAGGACACAAAAGGAGATGGATGAGTATAAGAAGCTGACAGAGATAAGCAAcaaggcaatggaggagaacaatgcgctgctcaagcgtatcttggccatcaacaatgcttcttcgacatgagcgctgctcgtagctgctggttcattaagcaaggggtctgctggtgattttgtttatgtagtaacttatgttgctggtggttggcaactttttattatttcctgtgatgttaatgtgaactgagatgaaactagtagttcaaatgtg
Coding sequences within:
- the LOC136450142 gene encoding uncharacterized protein isoform X8 gives rise to the protein MALPSLEELAREAVSNMEALRTEPVAEGETAVSSVQVVSQVLSQNSSNLFLKSVGIKLVPSSKSSSSNESELREQLAAEATAAVQGEIDELRKRSEEAEEKLARTQKEMDEYKKLTEISNKAMEENNALLKRILAINNASST
- the LOC136450142 gene encoding uncharacterized protein isoform X7: MFSLHNCVEELAREAVSNMEALRTEPVAEGETAVSSVQVVSQVLSQNSSNLFLKSVGIKLVPSSKSSSSNESELREQLAAEATAAVQGEIDELRKRSEEAEEKLARTQKEMDEYKKLTEISNKAMEENNALLKRILAINNASST
- the LOC136450142 gene encoding uncharacterized protein isoform X1, with amino-acid sequence MDTLFFIAQHLCKVSAGGILSWSQMCFYRSLLTFVWPHRINNAEITSIHVIVLICLSPHDFSTDPLIRFAQATFPNHDPKRLMALPSLEELAREAVSNMEALRTEPVAEGETAVSSVQVVSQVLSQNSSNLFLKSVGIKLVPSSKSSSSNESELREQLAAEATAAVQGEIDELRKRSEEAEEKLARTQKEMDEYKKLTEISNKAMEENNALLKRILAINNASST
- the LOC136450142 gene encoding uncharacterized protein isoform X4 encodes the protein MQSQMCFYRSLLTFVWPHRINNAEITSIHVIVLICLSPHDFSTDPLIRFAQATFPNHDPKRLMALPSLEELAREAVSNMEALRTEPVAEGETAVSSVQVVSQVLSQNSSNLFLKSVGIKLVPSSKSSSSNESELREQLAAEATAAVQGEIDELRKRSEEAEEKLARTQKEMDEYKKLTEISNKAMEENNALLKRILAINNASST
- the LOC136450142 gene encoding uncharacterized protein isoform X3, whose protein sequence is MDTLFFIAQHLCKVRSLLTFVWPHRINNAEITSIHVIVLICLSPHDFSTDPLIRFAQATFPNHDPKRLMALPSLEELAREAVSNMEALRTEPVAEGETAVSSVQVVSQVLSQNSSNLFLKSVGIKLVPSSKSSSSNESELREQLAAEATAAVQGEIDELRKRSEEAEEKLARTQKEMDEYKKLTEISNKAMEENNALLKRILAINNASST
- the LOC136450142 gene encoding uncharacterized protein isoform X5, which encodes MIRYESIQINIIALSYRWIPYFLSHNIYAKSDPLIRFAQATFPNHDPKRLMALPSLEELAREAVSNMEALRTEPVAEGETAVSSVQVVSQVLSQNSSNLFLKSVGIKLVPSSKSSSSNESELREQLAAEATAAVQGEIDELRKRSEEAEEKLARTQKEMDEYKKLTEISNKAMEENNALLKRILAINNASST
- the LOC136450142 gene encoding uncharacterized protein isoform X2, whose product is MDTLFFIAQHLCKVSAGGILSWSQMCFYRSLLTFVWPHRINNAEITSIHVIVLICLSPHDFSTDPLIRFAQATFPNHDPKMKSNMEALRTEPVAEGETAVSSVQVVSQVLSQNSSNLFLKSVGIKLVPSSKSSSSNESELREQLAAEATAAVQGEIDELRKRSEEAEEKLARTQKEMDEYKKLTEISNKAMEENNALLKRILAINNASST
- the LOC136450142 gene encoding uncharacterized protein isoform X6: MIRYESIQINIIALSYRWIPYFLSHNIYAKSDPLIRFAQATFPNHDPKMKSNMEALRTEPVAEGETAVSSVQVVSQVLSQNSSNLFLKSVGIKLVPSSKSSSSNESELREQLAAEATAAVQGEIDELRKRSEEAEEKLARTQKEMDEYKKLTEISNKAMEENNALLKRILAINNASST